Proteins encoded in a region of the Methanobrevibacter millerae genome:
- the glf gene encoding UDP-galactopyranose mutase: protein MEFDYVIVGAGLSGLTIAERIANELDEKVLIIEKRDHIGGNVYDFYDDGLLIQKYGPHIFHTKEKKVYDYLSKFTEWIDYEHRVLSYVDGKLVVMPICIDTLNKLYDLDLDEDSMHEWIDEHKEDIKEIKSSEDVVLANAGRDIYNKLFKNYTEKQWGTSAANLSPSVISRIPFRFNHDDRYFEDAYQGMPKEGYTKMCEKMIESDNIHVGLKADYKQYINRISYSKKLIYTGPIDYFYDYKYGELLYRCLNFVYEILDEDSYQDVAVVNYPNDPYFTRITEFKKLTGQNIKDKTAIMREYPGFNGEKCYPYPTQEYLDKFKLYEAEMEKEENVIFAGRLAKYKYYNMDLVVKDALEIFEKEIK, encoded by the coding sequence ATGGAATTTGACTATGTGATAGTGGGAGCTGGCCTGTCAGGCCTTACAATAGCTGAAAGAATAGCCAATGAACTAGATGAAAAGGTTCTTATCATAGAAAAGAGAGACCATATCGGAGGAAATGTCTATGATTTCTATGATGACGGACTGCTGATTCAGAAATACGGACCGCACATCTTCCACACAAAAGAAAAGAAAGTTTATGATTACCTATCCAAGTTTACTGAATGGATTGATTACGAACACAGGGTGCTCAGCTATGTTGACGGCAAGCTTGTTGTGATGCCTATATGCATAGATACCCTGAACAAGCTGTATGACCTTGACCTGGATGAAGACTCAATGCATGAGTGGATTGACGAGCACAAGGAAGACATTAAAGAAATAAAATCCTCAGAAGATGTGGTTCTGGCAAATGCTGGAAGAGACATCTACAACAAGCTCTTCAAAAACTACACAGAAAAGCAATGGGGAACTTCAGCAGCCAATCTGAGTCCGTCTGTAATATCAAGAATACCATTCAGGTTCAATCATGATGACAGATACTTTGAAGACGCATATCAGGGAATGCCAAAAGAAGGATATACCAAGATGTGCGAAAAGATGATTGAATCAGACAACATTCATGTCGGCCTCAAGGCAGACTATAAGCAATACATCAACAGAATCAGCTATTCAAAAAAACTTATTTATACAGGCCCTATCGATTACTTTTATGATTACAAGTATGGTGAACTGCTCTACAGATGCCTTAACTTCGTTTATGAAATACTGGATGAGGATTCATATCAGGACGTAGCGGTAGTCAACTACCCGAATGACCCATACTTTACAAGAATTACCGAGTTCAAAAAGTTGACCGGACAAAATATTAAAGACAAGACAGCAATAATGAGAGAATATCCTGGTTTTAACGGCGAAAAATGCTATCCATACCCTACGCAGGAGTATCTGGATAAGTTCAAACTTTATGAAGCGGAAATGGAAAAAGAAGAAAACGTCATTTTTGCCGGACGTTTAGCCAAATATAAATATTACAATATGGATTTAGTTGTTAAGGACGCACTGGAAATATTTGAAAAGGAGATTAAATAA
- a CDS encoding signal recognition particle subunit SRP19/SEC65 family protein, whose product MITIWPQYLDKNLTLSEGRKISKENAVSSPTMDEIEKALKRLGLTYNVQKERAYPGKWYEKSGRVLVEYENTKLELIKEISLKIKAIRK is encoded by the coding sequence ATGATTACAATCTGGCCACAATATCTAGATAAAAATTTGACTTTAAGTGAAGGAAGAAAGATATCCAAAGAAAATGCCGTTTCATCACCTACAATGGATGAAATCGAAAAGGCATTGAAAAGATTGGGATTGACATACAATGTCCAAAAGGAAAGGGCATATCCTGGAAAATGGTATGAAAAATCAGGCAGAGTTTTGGTTGAATATGAAAATACCAAACTTGAGCTCATAAAGGAAATAAGCTTAAAAATCAAGGCCATCAGGAAATGA
- a CDS encoding uroporphyrinogen-III synthase has protein sequence MKKPVVAITRPADRAKKACEIVEKLGGSAVLAPTLDLQPVNTDSLKNLVRNVDSLDWIVFTSPTTIDSLNLFYPDFLQNLNCKIAVIGNKTGSLLKKQGVDVDLMPDDFTAEGLVDEFAKSDIKGKSIGIPRTASARDTLPKGLENLGNEVILAEAYKSLFPMDDESVKDLIEKIENSEIDAITFTSPLTVHNFFKISENNEKLKRLLSDNLLTVAIGPITGKVLDDYEVAHIYPDTYTVPDMMELLFKVWRDSNGR, from the coding sequence ATGAAAAAACCTGTTGTTGCAATTACAAGACCTGCTGACAGAGCTAAAAAAGCTTGTGAAATTGTAGAGAAATTAGGTGGAAGTGCAGTGCTTGCACCAACGCTAGACTTACAGCCAGTGAATACTGATTCACTAAAAAATTTGGTTAGAAATGTTGATTCGCTAGATTGGATTGTTTTTACATCTCCAACAACGATTGACTCTCTTAATTTATTCTATCCTGATTTTTTACAAAACCTGAACTGCAAAATTGCTGTGATAGGTAACAAAACAGGATCACTTCTTAAAAAACAGGGAGTTGATGTTGATTTGATGCCTGATGATTTTACTGCTGAAGGTCTGGTTGATGAGTTTGCAAAATCAGACATCAAAGGCAAAAGCATCGGAATTCCAAGAACCGCTTCTGCAAGAGACACCCTGCCGAAAGGTCTGGAAAATCTTGGAAATGAAGTCATCCTGGCTGAAGCATATAAGTCACTCTTTCCAATGGATGATGAAAGTGTTAAAGACCTGATTGAAAAAATTGAAAACTCAGAAATTGATGCAATCACTTTTACAAGCCCATTGACTGTTCATAACTTCTTTAAAATATCAGAAAATAATGAAAAACTAAAAAGACTCTTGTCAGACAACCTGCTGACTGTTGCAATAGGCCCTATTACCGGAAAGGTTCTCGACGACTATGAAGTCGCACATATTTACCCAGACACTTACACGGTTCCTGATATGATGGAACTGCTATTCAAAGTATGGAGAGATTCTAATGGAAGATAA
- a CDS encoding glycosyltransferase — MEDKISIILPIFNVGDHLRGGIDSLINQTIGNENLEIIMVNDCSTDGSGEIIDEYAEKYDCCIAIHHEQNSGAAYTPRNTGIEACTGDYIMFLDPDDRYTLDSCETLYNAVKENDADVAFARFRRIFEYGGTVQKSFSPYEDDLEHAYPDETFETANFLNVSDFLWDNFIERFLYGKDHEVTYKRDGPIDKIIIDNIEQEPDLLKMAPAVWSKIFKRELIMDNNIRFQPYISGDDLAFTDEALLKAEGIVYLNNFMCYDYYIRDLPDDKSITNTVNVRLLDDLMESYIYCRKLTEGYSKEIQTIAVNPHLLHWMNTWKGSPFTKEENRLLLKKVNKLKKIHKSDMKSKMLLSSMTTAIETSIYTSKA, encoded by the coding sequence ATGGAAGATAAAATCAGTATTATTCTGCCGATATTTAATGTTGGCGATCACCTTCGAGGAGGAATCGACTCTCTAATAAATCAAACTATTGGAAATGAAAATCTCGAAATAATAATGGTCAATGACTGTTCAACCGACGGATCAGGCGAAATCATTGATGAGTATGCCGAAAAATACGACTGCTGCATTGCAATTCACCATGAGCAGAACTCAGGAGCCGCATATACTCCACGTAACACAGGTATTGAAGCATGCACCGGAGATTATATAATGTTTTTGGATCCTGATGACAGATACACACTTGATTCATGCGAAACCCTATACAATGCAGTGAAGGAAAATGATGCTGATGTTGCATTTGCAAGGTTCAGAAGGATATTTGAATATGGAGGAACTGTTCAGAAGTCATTTTCACCCTATGAAGACGACCTGGAACATGCCTATCCCGACGAAACCTTTGAAACTGCGAATTTCCTTAACGTATCAGACTTTCTATGGGACAATTTCATCGAAAGGTTCCTTTACGGAAAAGACCATGAAGTGACATACAAAAGGGACGGACCGATTGATAAAATCATCATCGACAATATCGAGCAGGAACCTGACCTTTTGAAGATGGCACCTGCAGTCTGGAGTAAAATCTTTAAAAGGGAACTTATCATGGACAATAACATTCGTTTCCAGCCATACATATCAGGAGACGACCTGGCATTTACAGATGAGGCACTGCTTAAAGCAGAGGGAATCGTCTATCTCAACAACTTCATGTGTTACGATTACTATATAAGAGATCTGCCTGATGACAAGTCAATTACAAATACTGTAAACGTAAGGCTGCTTGACGATTTGATGGAGTCATATATCTACTGCAGAAAGCTTACTGAAGGATATTCAAAGGAAATACAGACAATTGCAGTAAATCCTCACCTGCTTCACTGGATGAATACATGGAAAGGCTCTCCATTTACCAAAGAGGAAAACAGACTGCTTCTAAAAAAAGTAAATAAACTCAAGAAAATACATAAAAGCGATATGAAAAGCAAGATGCTTTTATCTTCAATGACAACTGCAATCGAAACTTCAATTTATACTTCAAAAGCGTGA
- a CDS encoding flavodoxin, translating to MSNVLVTYFSASGVTKGIAEKIASENDYDIFEIVPEEIYTPEDLDWTNKNSRSTIEMNDKSFRPPIADTTDVSGYDIVVIGFPVWWYTAPTIINTFIESVDLSGKAIKAFCTSGGSGIDKCVSDLASTYPDLDFKKGLRLTGSESSDKIKEWIDD from the coding sequence ATGTCAAATGTATTAGTTACTTATTTTTCAGCAAGCGGCGTCACAAAAGGCATCGCAGAGAAAATTGCAAGTGAAAACGACTATGATATTTTTGAAATTGTTCCTGAGGAAATTTACACTCCTGAGGATTTGGACTGGACCAATAAAAACTCCCGTTCAACTATTGAAATGAATGACAAGTCCTTCAGACCTCCGATAGCTGACACAACGGATGTAAGCGGTTATGACATTGTTGTCATCGGCTTTCCGGTATGGTGGTATACAGCACCTACAATAATCAACACATTCATTGAAAGCGTTGATTTAAGCGGAAAAGCCATTAAGGCATTCTGCACTTCCGGTGGATCAGGCATTGACAAGTGCGTAAGCGACCTGGCCAGCACCTATCCTGACTTGGATTTCAAGAAAGGATTAAGACTTACCGGTTCAGAAAGTTCAGATAAAATAAAAGAATGGATAGATGATTAA
- a CDS encoding DUF6056 family protein produces MNIGKDKSKLTQFIKDNLAIIGFFILMLALHIIMTFIGDDIGYANVLSNQSLTDFISFRYHEWSSRLIIDCITVILAKENYIVWKILDIILYTIGVYLVIKFINKDNNKYVALIGVSLFLMYPFFDMAGAGWIATTLNYLWCFVFAMISFIPLINEINGKKTNIFIYIISILSLFYAVNQEQSCLLILGINTLYLIYCIVKKQDISRFNVLIVIVSALALTMILTTPGNAKRVIVETARYYPEYVNFGIIEKLYLGTIPTIGILLKDKVLFTVFYIILTASALLKTKNKYLKYILYFNIILILFLVFFKTLIDISSIPEYLNIGLMHNPTVVSAFSAVDSISKCIPLIYDTLSLFAYKGLPNAVTGSAVLAVLISIYLILSSCWMIFKTFGKEQMLPLILFIAGFMSRLAAGFSPTIFESGSRTAFFFYMTIIAVTLMLIRKLFDDDVLNKTLEKRITLILVILGLFTYMAVFAIVFVMF; encoded by the coding sequence ATGAATATTGGTAAAGATAAATCGAAATTAACTCAATTCATCAAAGATAATTTGGCCATCATCGGCTTTTTTATACTGATGCTGGCGCTCCATATAATCATGACATTTATTGGTGATGATATTGGGTATGCGAATGTCTTATCAAATCAATCATTGACAGATTTCATATCTTTTAGATACCATGAATGGTCCAGCAGACTTATTATAGACTGCATTACAGTAATTTTAGCTAAAGAAAACTATATTGTCTGGAAAATACTTGACATAATACTTTATACCATTGGCGTTTATCTAGTTATAAAATTCATCAATAAGGACAATAACAAATATGTTGCTTTAATTGGAGTGTCATTATTCTTAATGTATCCTTTCTTTGATATGGCGGGTGCCGGATGGATCGCTACGACTTTAAACTATTTATGGTGTTTTGTTTTTGCAATGATATCATTCATACCATTAATCAATGAAATAAATGGTAAAAAAACAAATATCTTCATTTATATTATATCCATATTAAGTTTATTCTATGCGGTAAATCAGGAACAATCCTGCTTATTGATTTTAGGGATTAACACATTATATTTAATTTATTGCATAGTTAAAAAACAAGATATCAGCAGGTTCAATGTTTTAATTGTAATAGTATCTGCTTTGGCATTGACAATGATTTTAACCACTCCTGGAAATGCTAAAAGAGTGATTGTCGAAACTGCAAGATATTATCCTGAATATGTAAACTTCGGAATAATTGAAAAACTATACCTGGGCACTATCCCAACAATTGGAATTCTATTAAAAGACAAAGTGCTGTTTACAGTATTTTACATAATTCTAACTGCATCTGCATTACTTAAAACAAAAAATAAATATCTAAAATATATCTTATACTTTAATATCATATTAATACTTTTTTTAGTATTTTTCAAAACATTGATTGATATTTCAAGCATTCCCGAGTATTTGAATATTGGATTAATGCACAACCCTACTGTTGTATCAGCATTTTCCGCAGTGGATTCTATTTCCAAATGTATCCCCCTAATATACGATACTCTCAGCTTATTTGCATATAAAGGATTGCCAAATGCTGTCACAGGATCTGCAGTATTGGCGGTTTTGATTAGTATTTATCTGATATTAAGCAGTTGCTGGATGATATTTAAAACATTTGGGAAAGAACAAATGCTTCCCCTAATTTTATTTATTGCAGGATTCATGTCCAGATTAGCTGCCGGATTTTCACCAACAATCTTTGAATCAGGATCTAGAACAGCATTTTTCTTCTACATGACAATAATCGCAGTTACTCTAATGCTAATTAGGAAACTTTTTGATGATGATGTTCTCAATAAAACTTTGGAAAAACGAATAACATTAATATTGGTCATTTTGGGGTTATTTACTTACATGGCAGTATTTGCAATTGTTTTTGTCATGTTTTAG
- a CDS encoding MarR family transcriptional regulator: protein MIEHKSKMNQNQINNLSRGQGRILAILQAKDGFSSKDLAILLGVSVSSVNYLLNKLEKSGFIIKVPSRQDKRVLIINLTEKGRNYKIKSSVGYDIFDCLDDDQKQDMDEYFNKVIYELRELVQKENPEKFDKQYKRRKELLQDILSRQDNIYWFNLIYGEAEE from the coding sequence ATGATTGAACATAAATCCAAGATGAATCAGAATCAAATCAATAACCTTTCAAGAGGTCAGGGAAGAATATTAGCTATTCTTCAGGCAAAGGATGGTTTTTCATCAAAGGATTTGGCCATTCTTTTGGGTGTGAGCGTTTCTTCAGTCAATTATCTCTTGAACAAACTGGAAAAATCAGGATTTATTATAAAGGTTCCTTCTAGGCAAGACAAAAGGGTACTGATTATTAACTTGACCGAAAAAGGAAGAAACTATAAAATCAAGTCTTCTGTAGGTTATGACATATTCGATTGTCTGGATGATGATCAAAAGCAGGATATGGATGAATATTTCAATAAGGTTATCTATGAACTTCGTGAACTGGTACAAAAGGAGAATCCTGAAAAATTTGACAAGCAATACAAAAGACGTAAGGAACTGTTGCAGGACATATTGTCAAGACAGGACAATATCTATTGGTTTAATCTGATTTACGGCGAGGCTGAAGAATAA
- a CDS encoding flavodoxin family protein produces MAKRVVVISSSPRKGGNSDIMCDEFVKGAVDGGNTATKYFLEDIEFESCKACYACKTPQRECFQDDKISLILDDMMEADVIVYATPVYYYSMCGTLKMFFDRCYPVFRYLEDKDYYIITAAGSSNGDALKGIRDFIGFSKNPTEKDVFSAFGDVKNQNDLLEKVYNAGKNC; encoded by the coding sequence ATGGCAAAAAGAGTAGTAGTTATAAGTTCCTCACCTAGAAAAGGTGGAAATTCAGATATTATGTGTGATGAATTCGTGAAAGGTGCAGTTGACGGTGGAAATACGGCAACCAAATATTTCCTTGAGGATATTGAATTCGAATCATGCAAGGCATGCTATGCATGCAAAACCCCACAAAGAGAGTGCTTCCAGGATGACAAGATATCTCTGATTTTGGATGACATGATGGAGGCTGATGTGATTGTCTATGCAACTCCTGTCTATTATTATTCCATGTGCGGAACCCTTAAGATGTTCTTTGACAGATGCTATCCAGTTTTTAGATACTTGGAAGATAAAGACTATTACATCATTACCGCTGCAGGTTCATCAAACGGCGATGCATTAAAAGGTATTCGTGATTTCATAGGATTTTCCAAAAACCCTACAGAAAAAGATGTCTTTTCAGCATTCGGTGATGTAAAAAATCAGAATGATTTGCTTGAAAAAGTATATAATGCAGGAAAAAACTGCTAA